TTAGATACTGTATACGTTGTCCCTTTTTAAAATCTTCAACTTTAAAATCTTGAATAATATTCTCGAATAATTTTTCCTCGTCTATTTCTTCCTCTATGCTGAATGCATTGTGTAAAGTAACTTCAAATAGGTTTTCTAATAGCTCTAAAGATTGTTGATATTTTTGTTTTTGAGATGTTACTTCCAAAAATTTTCTTTCAAATTGCTCTTGAAGTTTATTTGAAGGTATATTTACTTTAACATCTCCTAATACTTTTAGACTTAGGTTATTTTGATTCCCTCCCTTTCCTAAACTTCTTAAATATGAATAAGAATATTTAAACTGATGTAATAGATATAATGGGGATATTATCTTATTTGGAAATATAATAGCACAAGCTTGGTTACAAGAAGCTTCAGTATTTAAAATTGCCACTTTACCCCTCGTTGAACCTTGTCCATACATAGCAATAAGAATTGAGTTTTTAGGATAAACTTTTGCTGTAGTTTTCTGAAGTGCTAATTCGGTAATATATTCGTCAGTTTTCTCAATAAATACGGAATTAATATCTGTTGACTTGACCCAAGGTATTGTACCATTAAAATACATTGATTCTTTTCTACTAGGTGTAATTCCAGATTTCAACGAAAACCTTTTATCAGAAAGTTTTATTTGATCAAACTTTTTTTCATTTAAAACTGGATCACCAAACATTTCTAAAAACACAGATCTTATATACTTGTCCAATAACCCAATAGTTTTAATTCTTTTATCAATTAACTCTTGAATTTTAGATAATTGAGCGACTATAACTGATTGATCTGACTTTGGAGGTAAATCGATTTCTACATCTAAGTACCTTCCTAATTTTAAATTGTAAATACCAGTTGTTTGGTTCTGATACTTTTTTACTTTATTTATTTGATATAAATATCTAAATTGATATAATAAATATTCTGGAATTACAATACCTTCTTTGACACGTAACACAGACAAAAAGTTACTGCATAAGTAAATATCATCATCACTTTCAAAAAGAACAACCCTACCTACAGGAGTTTTTGGACCACCTCCAGATTTTTCAATAATTAAATCTTTATGTTTTAATTGTTTATTTTCAATCTTATTCTCATCTGCTATCCATATATCTCCACTTTCGGTTTTTTTCTTTTTAAGAATTGCTCTTTGAGTAATATTCGAATAATCTATTTTCCCTGTGGGTAAAAAATTTGCAGTTCTTATAACATTAACGATACCATTACCTAGAGGACTTTCTGATTCTTCCTTGCCCCATTCTCCTAGAATAGGCTTAAGAACAAGGTCTTTTAGTTTAATAGTATTCATTAACTTAATTCTTTTAATCCTTCAGAAATAGATTTTTCCAGCACTTTAATTTCTTTTAAAATGTCAACAGAAGGTCTGAAATCTTGTTTTTCATATACAAACTCTTTATATAAGTTAAAATTTAACTCAAAATCATTTTCTTCAATTTCACTAAATGGTATTTTAAAATGCTGTAGTTTTTTATCATCTTGAGGCTTATTTTCTCGATGTTCCCATTCTTCTAAAACCACAGGTAAGGGCTTTTCTTTTAGCTCTTTTCTATTAGAATCTAGAGAATATCCATCTGATTCCATACCATAAAACCAAACATCTATATTTTGAGGCTTATCAAATCCATTTTTAAACTTACGTTTCTTAAAAATTAGTATAGATGTTTTGACAGCTGTATAAGGCTGAAAAACACCACTTGGCAAGGAAATTACGCCTTCTAAATCACAATCAGTCATTAATACTTTTCTAGTCGTTTTATGCGCTCCTCCTGAATTAAATAAAACCCCTTCTGGTACAATTACACAAGCCTTTCCTCCTTCTTCTAGCATATATGCCATACGTTCCAAAAACAATAATTCTGATTGTACAGTCTGTTTTTTTCGGTTTTTATCTTTATCATATTTAGGTGGATAAGCTCTATCCAAATTTGTTGATACAGTTTGACTATTTATCTTACCTGTAAAAGGCGGATTTGCTAATATGTATTTATATTGCCCTTGTAGTTTGCTATTTTGTATGGATTTTTCACTATTCTCATCAAAATCTTCATTTAGTTGTTCGGCTATCAATTTTTCATATCCTAAAGAAAGTGTGTCACAATCTTCTATATTTGGATGAGTTATACCGTGCATCATTAGGTTCATCATTCCAATTCGAACCATTGTTTGATCTATGTCAAATCCATAAAATGTAGACTCTTTTAATTTTTTAAGCTTATCCTTATTAGCTTTTTTATTGAATAATTCCCCATCCGTTCCTTTTGGTAAACCATCTACAGGATCAACTGTTATATTTTTAGAATATTTGGTGAGTATATGTTGGTAAGCTCCTACCAAAAATCCAGCTGAGCCACTTGCTAGGTCGCATATTTTACCATCTATATCTGGGTTTAAAATTGCAGACATTAGATGAATAATATGCCTAGGAGTTCTAAATTGTCCATTTTTACCTGCTTCACTCGTATGCTTTAGTAAATACTCATACAAATCTCCTTGTATATCTTGAAAATGTTGTTTTTTATCATCTATTTCCCTGTCTATTTCTAAATATATTTCATCAATATATTGAATAGCATCCTTAGCTAATGAAGCTGGTTTATCTGTAAGTGTAAAAGTAGCTTTCTTCATAGCTCTTGCAAAAGGTTCATCTTCTTCGGCTAAACTATTTTGTATATAGGAAAAAACACTGTTGAGTTTTGTTATTAGTGCTTTACCTGATAAATGATGATACTTACTCCATTTATATTCGTCAGAAAGATCTTTTTTAAAGACTTCCAAACGTTTCATAAAAAGTAAATATGAAATGTTTTCAATAGCAGTAATTGGATTTGCTAAACCTCCTGACCAAAGTCTATCCCAAAGTGCTTGTACTTTATTTTTTATATTTTGATTTTGCATTTATTCTTTCAATTTTAAATCTTTACACACTTCATTAAATACTTCACAAGGATTTACATCAATAGCTAGCGCTATTAAATACAATTCATCTGCTCTCAGTTTGGTTTTATTGTTATTAGCCAACTCACTAAGTCTAGTTTTACTAATTCCTGTTTTACGAGATACATCTGATCTGTTTACAGATTTCCTTGATAAATAGAGTCCTAAATCAGTCATTTTTGTCCGTTTTTATGAATATAAATCTACATAATCAGATATTTTATTCCGATTTTCTAAACAATTAATTTTTATTTTATCCGAATTATGATATATTTGTTCTGATAATCGGAATATTTAATCTTAAAACAAGAACAATGCCAAGGCCAAAATATACAAAAGCAGATTTAGAACAAGTAGTATATACTCAACTTGACAATTTGAATGCAATCCACGATTTACTAAGAGTTATGAAACTTCAAAATGAGTTAATAGAAAATGCCAATAAGAAGCTTAAAGATGAGATTATTGATTTTAAAAAGAGAGTAAATTATTCAACAGGCAAGAAATAAACCCATTCCATACACATTTTGCCTCCTCTCCTCTGCCCTTTCAGCAAAAAGAGTATTCCATTACATTTTTAAAGAAACATTTGAGAATAAAAAAATCAAAAAAAGATATTGCTTGTAAAAGCTTTTTACCAAAGCAAAGTTACATAACGCAGAACATTATAGTACAAATATAATATATGAGTAAAACGGCGGATAGAACTTTTTCTGTTCTATTTTACATAGATGCAGATATAGCGCCTTTAGGTCTATATCGTCAGCATTTATGTAACAGCCGTTTTACGACCAAGGTTTCATTAATATTCGTAGCTATAATGTAATACTATGTAAAATATCCCAGGATAATTCTATTTCATAGTAATCGTAGCTACTTGGGTCATTAAAAATTATTTTAAGGCGTTTATGATTAAACCTTACGTTTAACATTTGTAGCTATAATTTGCCGCTATGTAAAATTGCCGCGCCCAACCGCTTTATTGTTTTGTAAACAAAAATGCTCAATGCATTTTTCTCTACACACAATTTGCCAACGCTTGGCCACACCAAAAAAAAGCAAACACTTTTGGTAGTTTATAAATCCCGTATTTGATTAATCATACGTAAAAAAAGTTTTTATGAGATTCTCGTGACGTTCCCGCATAAGCATAAAATTACTCTGACGAGATAATTTCTATGCACATGCTGTATACAGAGCTTTGATTTAACCTTTTTAAATAATGCTTATCTTTTTTTCTTGATAAAAAAAGAAACAAAAAAATCAAGGCTGCACAAAACTTTGGAAACAATCACAGCGCAGTCGCTATATTTTAGAAAGCATTCTAACTTATAAGATTGCTTAGAACTAGAATGAATATGTGTAGCTTTGATTAAAACTTAGCACTAGACCTCTAAAATATTGACGCTCCTTTGCCTATTGTTTAAGCCAAAGTTTTCTGAGGCCGTTAGCAAAATTGAGTTTCTATTTTACATAATGTTTAATATGGATTAAGAACCGGATTCGTAGTAATAACTATTAATCTTTTTGAAGCTCTAGTTAAAGCCACATAAAGATGCTTCGGACAATTAAAGCTATGAGCATTTAAAATTACGACAGTATCGAATTCTAATCCTTTAGTTAATAATGTTGTA
This region of Aquimarina spinulae genomic DNA includes:
- a CDS encoding HsdM family class I SAM-dependent methyltransferase, which encodes MQNQNIKNKVQALWDRLWSGGLANPITAIENISYLLFMKRLEVFKKDLSDEYKWSKYHHLSGKALITKLNSVFSYIQNSLAEEDEPFARAMKKATFTLTDKPASLAKDAIQYIDEIYLEIDREIDDKKQHFQDIQGDLYEYLLKHTSEAGKNGQFRTPRHIIHLMSAILNPDIDGKICDLASGSAGFLVGAYQHILTKYSKNITVDPVDGLPKGTDGELFNKKANKDKLKKLKESTFYGFDIDQTMVRIGMMNLMMHGITHPNIEDCDTLSLGYEKLIAEQLNEDFDENSEKSIQNSKLQGQYKYILANPPFTGKINSQTVSTNLDRAYPPKYDKDKNRKKQTVQSELLFLERMAYMLEEGGKACVIVPEGVLFNSGGAHKTTRKVLMTDCDLEGVISLPSGVFQPYTAVKTSILIFKKRKFKNGFDKPQNIDVWFYGMESDGYSLDSNRKELKEKPLPVVLEEWEHRENKPQDDKKLQHFKIPFSEIEENDFELNFNLYKEFVYEKQDFRPSVDILKEIKVLEKSISEGLKELS
- a CDS encoding helix-turn-helix domain-containing protein, which encodes MTDLGLYLSRKSVNRSDVSRKTGISKTRLSELANNNKTKLRADELYLIALAIDVNPCEVFNEVCKDLKLKE
- a CDS encoding restriction endonuclease subunit S yields the protein MNTIKLKDLVLKPILGEWGKEESESPLGNGIVNVIRTANFLPTGKIDYSNITQRAILKKKKTESGDIWIADENKIENKQLKHKDLIIEKSGGGPKTPVGRVVLFESDDDIYLCSNFLSVLRVKEGIVIPEYLLYQFRYLYQINKVKKYQNQTTGIYNLKLGRYLDVEIDLPPKSDQSVIVAQLSKIQELIDKRIKTIGLLDKYIRSVFLEMFGDPVLNEKKFDQIKLSDKRFSLKSGITPSRKESMYFNGTIPWVKSTDINSVFIEKTDEYITELALQKTTAKVYPKNSILIAMYGQGSTRGKVAILNTEASCNQACAIIFPNKIISPLYLLHQFKYSYSYLRSLGKGGNQNNLSLKVLGDVKVNIPSNKLQEQFERKFLEVTSQKQKYQQSLELLENLFEVTLHNAFSIEEEIDEEKLFENIIQDFKVEDFKKGQRIQYLINWLKKDKKKELFSDIEKYNLALESLFLLLEDGSIEQYLDGKEIKLKKAL